In Verrucomicrobiia bacterium, a genomic segment contains:
- the ruvB gene encoding Holliday junction branch migration DNA helicase RuvB: protein MAIERIINTGVPDDDQQEVELEVTLRPRDFANYIGQDRLKKNLQLAIAAAQKRGEPLDHVLLYGPPGLGKTTMATVIANEMGATIRVTSGPAVERAGDLASLLTNLQDGDILFIDEIHRLHRTVEEVLYSAMEDFKLDIMLGKGPSARSLRLDLPKFTIIGATTRTGALAAPLRDRFGMMHRLEFYTPTEIQQIIERAAQILGVQIHAAAAQNLATRARLTPRIANRLLKRVRDYADVNGDGIIDTVISEKALGLLEVDELGLDPADRMLLLAIINSYNGGPVGVETLAALTAEERGTIEDFYEPYLMQIGLLERTPRGRKVTPKAYSHLGRTHGGTSDQPSML from the coding sequence ATGGCTATTGAACGCATTATAAATACCGGGGTACCCGATGACGACCAGCAAGAAGTAGAGCTGGAGGTAACGCTGCGCCCACGGGATTTTGCCAACTATATTGGCCAAGACCGGCTAAAGAAAAATCTGCAGCTGGCCATAGCCGCTGCCCAGAAGCGTGGCGAACCCTTGGACCATGTGCTGCTGTATGGTCCGCCGGGGCTAGGCAAGACCACCATGGCAACGGTTATTGCCAACGAGATGGGTGCGACCATTCGCGTCACATCCGGTCCGGCTGTAGAGCGGGCGGGTGATCTGGCGAGTCTGCTGACTAACCTGCAAGACGGCGATATCTTATTTATAGACGAGATTCATCGACTGCACCGCACGGTAGAAGAAGTGCTGTATAGCGCCATGGAAGATTTCAAGCTAGACATCATGTTGGGCAAAGGCCCGAGCGCGCGCAGCCTGCGCCTGGACTTGCCCAAGTTCACTATTATTGGCGCCACTACTCGCACGGGTGCGTTGGCGGCACCGCTGCGTGATCGCTTTGGCATGATGCACCGGCTCGAGTTTTATACTCCTACAGAAATTCAGCAAATTATAGAAAGAGCGGCACAGATTTTGGGCGTGCAGATTCATGCTGCTGCTGCCCAAAACTTGGCTACCCGTGCGCGACTGACTCCACGCATTGCCAACCGCCTGCTCAAACGTGTACGCGACTATGCAGACGTCAACGGCGACGGCATTATAGACACGGTCATAAGCGAAAAAGCCCTGGGACTCCTGGAGGTTGACGAACTAGGGCTGGACCCGGCAGACCGCATGCTACTGCTGGCCATTATAAATAGCTACAATGGGGGGCCAGTGGGCGTCGAAACGCTGGCGGCTCTGACGGCTGAAGAGCGCGGCACCATAGAAGACTTTTATGAACCATACCTGATGCAGATTGGCTTGCTAGAACGCACACCACGCGGCCGCAAAGTAACACCCAAAGCCTACAGCCACTTGGGGCGCACACACGGCGGAACATCGGACCAGCCCTCGATGCTATAG
- a CDS encoding PH domain-containing protein has product MDPQKLSPSARTAFKLIEFDKDEQLISEIRKHPVGLLFIYIGGTVITGILLILTVAGAALTGNTETGTGGDFSSIAPIIVVLGFILTVLSLIVTAIEAYLYRSNVVLVTSDKISQLLHQSLFNRKVSQLSIGDVQDVTIQQQGIIPHMFNYGTLVIETAGEQQNYSFTFVPDPYKAAKDIVGAHERNLKAYGN; this is encoded by the coding sequence ATGGACCCCCAGAAACTTTCCCCTAGCGCCCGTACGGCATTCAAACTCATAGAATTTGATAAAGACGAGCAACTTATCAGCGAGATCCGCAAGCATCCCGTCGGCCTGCTGTTCATTTATATTGGTGGCACGGTTATCACCGGCATTTTGCTAATCTTGACGGTGGCTGGTGCGGCCCTAACGGGCAACACAGAGACGGGTACTGGCGGTGACTTCAGCAGCATAGCACCCATAATTGTTGTGCTGGGATTCATCCTGACAGTACTGTCCCTTATTGTTACAGCCATAGAGGCTTATCTGTACCGGAGTAATGTGGTGCTGGTTACGTCAGATAAAATATCGCAGCTTTTGCACCAGAGCTTGTTTAACCGCAAAGTGTCCCAGCTGAGCATTGGCGACGTACAGGATGTCACAATTCAGCAGCAGGGCATTATTCCGCACATGTTCAACTACGGTACGCTGGTGATAGAAACTGCTGGCGAACAGCAAAACTACAGCTTTACCTTTGTGCCAGATCCATACAAAGCCGCCAAAGACATCGTGGGAGCGCACGAGCGCAACCTAAAAGCTTACGGCAACTAG
- a CDS encoding P-loop NTPase fold protein, whose amino-acid sequence MFAALFAMEQILRGLWRIIRAIRGLCGWLIGISLIVIVVVALLTVLSYFAEPRLGVFAQDMQVWLMEDKRWQIVLGGMSAVLVIAWNSLSPTLRALFGSGLSKPVVWFLAGLALVESDRLVWIKEDVAYLNKVMGGLVLCVVALGVLAKIRSRRTTPWRESYRPTALYDSQSQIVNNITRLIMDAEPSVFAVSGRWGIGKSFLLKRAREMLGFDESIIWVDFEPWRYASEEALIRGFYDDIARRLAKDIPGIQHIVRPLAETSEKFVKKHDGSGVLGTALDMARTVFSPPVKDAPEVQIEKLLKREGKRLVIVIDDVERSFNAERIFRTLQLAHFAQGIDGVQVVFLFDKDAVLAARPKHFSNQLLGTTEYLEKFVGLEIVVPSPRPAELRQLFSRLVSSRMSSQGFDDFTEKDLSDEMLAAIGTPRATIGLFGELENFQGNMRDGRGEAAAIGPQDLIALAFLKTKYWGLFRDIEVNRDLYTQSRQEDKRASFSFDVDLPKYRKEHFDQLFEMLGYPADDITLLSSLLNDIFPGWVGGRGVSEDDLRINKRVGHRDLLDLYFSYGISHQAFMLRMEHVESVTSIATKPHSEKTIKRAFKDFNTYALSQEETGDIARLLSRQLLRIQREQNVPIMVWRCWLRALVQYESAATAEGANALMAAILSGANDSIRQSFPTVAGDVSPDRVAAAGTLFKNIDRYLADPYLAVLLLMFVHPEQGNDFFVGYMDKHGPKELFGPVLRYVDTYFITEDRNIFRDRGLPYAVFVLKEWSLSVSLTNEINSTAVGAKRRHRRVNDYALQLLKQDTEMIYGFMRQQFWVSDSDGRNSGWRVARTIAQYDNKADLSTLRQLVQTALASQRLEPSQKEELRKLDELLGRHKASR is encoded by the coding sequence TTGTTCGCTGCCCTTTTCGCTATGGAGCAGATCTTGCGGGGGCTCTGGCGAATAATCAGGGCCATCCGCGGACTGTGTGGTTGGCTGATTGGAATTTCGCTGATAGTCATAGTGGTGGTTGCGCTTCTCACGGTGCTTAGTTACTTTGCCGAACCCCGTCTTGGCGTATTTGCCCAGGACATGCAGGTGTGGCTTATGGAGGATAAGCGGTGGCAGATAGTTCTGGGCGGAATGTCGGCGGTACTGGTCATAGCCTGGAACAGCTTGTCGCCTACGCTGCGGGCGCTGTTTGGCAGTGGGCTGTCTAAGCCTGTGGTCTGGTTCTTGGCTGGGTTGGCACTGGTTGAAAGCGACAGGTTAGTCTGGATTAAAGAGGACGTTGCTTACCTAAACAAGGTCATGGGCGGGCTGGTTCTGTGCGTAGTTGCTTTGGGGGTGCTGGCAAAAATACGCTCTCGGCGGACGACTCCATGGCGAGAGTCGTATAGGCCGACAGCGCTGTATGATTCGCAGTCACAAATAGTCAATAACATTACCCGTCTTATTATGGATGCCGAGCCTTCTGTGTTTGCCGTATCGGGTCGGTGGGGAATTGGAAAGTCGTTTTTGCTGAAACGTGCCAGAGAGATGCTCGGCTTTGACGAGTCAATTATTTGGGTCGACTTTGAGCCCTGGCGGTATGCATCAGAAGAGGCACTCATCCGGGGTTTTTACGACGACATAGCCAGGAGATTAGCAAAGGATATACCGGGTATCCAGCACATCGTGAGACCACTAGCCGAAACATCCGAGAAGTTTGTGAAGAAGCATGATGGCAGCGGTGTCTTGGGTACGGCGCTGGATATGGCTCGCACAGTTTTTAGCCCGCCAGTCAAAGATGCGCCAGAAGTACAGATTGAAAAATTGCTAAAGCGCGAGGGCAAGCGCCTGGTGATAGTGATTGATGACGTAGAAAGATCGTTCAACGCCGAGCGGATTTTTAGGACCTTGCAGCTTGCGCATTTTGCGCAAGGCATTGACGGCGTGCAGGTGGTATTTTTGTTCGACAAAGATGCGGTGCTGGCGGCGCGACCAAAACATTTTAGCAATCAGCTCCTGGGCACAACTGAGTATCTGGAAAAGTTTGTGGGCCTGGAGATAGTTGTGCCCAGCCCTCGGCCGGCAGAGCTGAGGCAACTTTTTTCTAGACTAGTCAGTTCGAGAATGAGCAGCCAGGGTTTTGATGACTTTACAGAAAAAGACCTTTCAGACGAAATGCTTGCAGCAATCGGAACGCCCCGGGCTACCATAGGGCTTTTTGGTGAGCTTGAAAACTTTCAAGGTAATATGCGTGATGGCCGTGGAGAGGCTGCGGCTATTGGTCCTCAAGATCTCATTGCCCTGGCATTTTTGAAGACGAAATATTGGGGGCTTTTTCGTGACATCGAAGTCAACAGAGACTTGTACACTCAGTCGCGCCAGGAAGACAAACGCGCATCGTTTTCATTTGATGTTGACTTGCCCAAATACCGCAAAGAGCACTTTGACCAGCTGTTCGAGATGCTCGGCTACCCGGCTGACGATATAACTCTGCTTAGTTCGCTCCTGAATGATATATTTCCTGGCTGGGTGGGCGGCAGAGGGGTGAGCGAGGATGACCTGCGCATAAATAAGCGCGTAGGCCATCGGGATTTGCTGGACCTATATTTCTCGTATGGGATTTCGCATCAGGCGTTTATGCTGCGGATGGAACACGTTGAGTCTGTCACTAGTATTGCAACCAAGCCACACAGCGAGAAAACAATCAAACGTGCTTTTAAAGATTTCAATACCTACGCCCTGTCTCAAGAGGAAACTGGTGATATTGCACGGCTGTTGTCGCGCCAGCTCCTACGTATCCAGCGTGAACAAAACGTGCCAATCATGGTGTGGCGGTGCTGGCTGAGGGCTTTGGTGCAGTACGAATCAGCTGCCACGGCGGAGGGGGCCAATGCGTTAATGGCTGCTATTCTTTCTGGTGCGAATGACAGTATCCGGCAAAGTTTTCCGACAGTTGCGGGCGATGTGTCGCCGGATAGGGTGGCTGCTGCCGGTACATTATTTAAGAATATAGATCGGTACCTTGCCGATCCTTACTTGGCCGTGCTCTTGCTCATGTTTGTACATCCCGAGCAAGGCAATGATTTTTTCGTTGGGTACATGGATAAGCACGGGCCAAAAGAGCTTTTCGGACCTGTACTCAGATATGTCGATACTTACTTCATAACAGAAGACCGCAATATTTTTCGCGACCGTGGCTTGCCATATGCGGTTTTTGTCCTCAAAGAATGGAGTCTCAGCGTCTCGTTGACAAACGAGATCAATAGTACTGCCGTGGGCGCTAAAAGACGCCACCGTAGGGTTAATGACTATGCGCTTCAACTATTGAAACAAGACACAGAAATGATCTATGGGTTTATGCGTCAGCAATTTTGGGTCTCAGATTCTGACGGCCGGAATTCAGGCTGGCGCGTGGCGCGCACTATTGCTCAATACGACAATAAAGCCGATCTCAGTACCTTGCGGCAGCTGGTGCAGACGGCTTTGGCTAGTCAGCGCCTAGAACCTTCCCAGAAGGAAGAGCTTAGGAAGCTCGACGAATTACTGGGGCGGCACAAAGCCTCGCGCTAG
- the pilM gene encoding type IV pilus assembly protein PilM — MANTAPKPSHFYHDKPVFGLDIGFSSLKVMQLDHKGTDRDVTGYGVARFNPAAITDGVITDPEVVAAAIFELFDKNLVGEITTRRVAVSIPASRTFNRTMTLPPMKKSEIDEAVRLEAEQYIPMPIDELYMDYSTILQSADKGTELLAVAVPKRIIDSYIVLLNLLGLEPVTMETTISAASRLFVQAEQSDVPAVLIDLGSLASDLTVYDKTLIVTGTVPGGGDSFTSIIADTLRVSKEEAHVIKTKYGLGLSKKQQEITTALTPILEQLGKEIRRMIRYYEERTDTDRKIGQVVTMGGGANMPGLSEYLTNSLRLPVRMCDPWQHLNFDGLQPPTSAEKSMYVTTAGLALINPKEIFR; from the coding sequence ATGGCCAATACCGCGCCCAAACCATCGCATTTCTACCACGACAAACCAGTGTTTGGCCTAGACATTGGGTTCAGCAGTCTCAAGGTCATGCAGCTGGATCACAAAGGCACAGACCGTGACGTGACAGGCTACGGCGTGGCTCGCTTTAACCCCGCTGCTATTACTGACGGCGTTATTACTGACCCAGAGGTAGTTGCTGCAGCCATATTTGAACTATTCGACAAAAACCTGGTGGGCGAAATCACCACCCGACGAGTAGCGGTGTCTATTCCAGCCAGCCGCACTTTTAACCGCACCATGACACTGCCGCCCATGAAAAAGAGCGAAATAGACGAGGCCGTCCGGCTAGAGGCCGAGCAATACATACCCATGCCTATAGATGAGCTGTATATGGACTACAGCACCATATTGCAGTCAGCAGACAAGGGCACCGAGCTACTGGCCGTGGCCGTACCAAAGCGCATTATAGACTCCTACATTGTGCTGCTAAACCTGCTGGGGCTAGAACCCGTAACTATGGAAACCACCATCAGCGCTGCCTCGCGTCTGTTTGTACAGGCCGAGCAAAGTGATGTGCCAGCCGTCCTCATAGACTTGGGCTCGCTGGCCTCTGACCTGACCGTTTACGACAAAACTCTGATAGTCACTGGCACCGTACCAGGCGGGGGCGACAGCTTTACTAGCATCATCGCCGACACCCTCAGGGTCAGCAAAGAAGAAGCCCACGTGATAAAAACCAAATACGGACTGGGCCTGAGCAAAAAACAACAAGAGATCACCACTGCTCTCACGCCCATACTAGAACAGCTGGGCAAAGAGATCCGCCGCATGATCCGCTACTACGAAGAACGCACCGATACCGATCGCAAGATTGGCCAGGTTGTCACTATGGGCGGCGGCGCCAACATGCCCGGCCTGTCCGAATACCTGACCAATAGCCTGCGCCTGCCAGTGCGCATGTGCGACCCATGGCAGCACCTCAACTTTGACGGCCTGCAGCCACCCACCAGTGCAGAAAAATCCATGTACGTCACCACTGCCGGCTTGGCGCTGATCAATCCCAAGGAGATTTTCAGATAA